One Leptospira fletcheri genomic window carries:
- the rpsR gene encoding 30S ribosomal protein S18 — translation MAENEVQEEVGRQEASMDGIIAGEHEGGRPPKKQNKYKKKVCRFTADPELAKQIDYKNIELLERFITNRGKIIPRRITGTSAKYQRILAREIRKARSIGLLPFKVN, via the coding sequence ATGGCAGAGAACGAAGTACAAGAAGAAGTAGGAAGACAAGAAGCTTCCATGGACGGCATAATCGCCGGCGAACACGAAGGCGGCCGTCCGCCCAAAAAGCAGAACAAATACAAGAAGAAGGTTTGCCGTTTTACCGCGGACCCCGAGCTTGCAAAACAAATCGACTATAAGAATATCGAGCTTTTGGAAAGGTTCATCACGAATCGTGGGAAAATCATTCCACGTAGAATCACCGGTACGTCCGCAAAGTACCAAAGGATCCTAGCGCGGGAAATCCGCAAAGCCCGTAGTATCGGATTGCTTCCGTTCAAGGTCAACTGA
- a CDS encoding glycosyltransferase family 2 protein produces MSELVSIIMPVYNAEKFIEASIESVLQQTYGSWELIMVDDLSKDSSRSIMLSYQKKEPRIKAFLKEKNSGSADSRNRGIEIAKGRYVAFLDSDDLWDPRFLEEQVRLMREEKAAFSFCSYRIVDEEGREVLKPYMAKRKKITYWHNLLYNRVGLLTAMYDAEALGKMYFDTGLKSLRDDYALWLDILKKIPYGVGNPEILASYRVRKGALTSNKKNVILPHFRMLKNREKLSWFAAAFYTGIWGFVAVKKYYFNKI; encoded by the coding sequence ATGTCAGAATTAGTATCCATCATCATGCCGGTCTATAACGCGGAGAAATTCATAGAGGCGAGCATCGAAAGCGTCTTACAGCAGACTTACGGCTCTTGGGAATTGATTATGGTGGACGATCTATCCAAAGATTCCAGCCGTTCCATCATGCTTTCTTACCAAAAGAAGGAGCCTAGAATCAAGGCCTTTCTCAAGGAAAAAAATTCAGGATCCGCGGATAGCAGAAACCGAGGGATCGAAATCGCGAAGGGAAGATACGTTGCGTTTTTAGATTCGGATGACCTCTGGGATCCTCGTTTTTTAGAGGAACAGGTCCGGTTGATGCGGGAGGAAAAGGCCGCATTTTCCTTTTGCTCCTATCGTATCGTCGACGAGGAAGGCAGAGAAGTGCTGAAACCCTATATGGCGAAACGGAAAAAAATCACGTACTGGCACAATCTACTGTATAACCGAGTGGGACTATTGACCGCCATGTATGACGCCGAAGCGCTGGGAAAAATGTACTTCGATACCGGCTTAAAAAGCCTCCGGGACGATTATGCGCTTTGGCTGGATATTCTAAAAAAGATTCCTTACGGGGTCGGTAATCCGGAAATTCTCGCCAGCTACAGGGTCAGAAAAGGGGCACTGACTTCAAATAAGAAAAACGTAATCCTCCCGCATTTCCGGATGCTAAAGAACAGGGAAAAACTAAGCTGGTTCGCGGCAGCTTTTTATACGGGGATCTGGGGATTCGTCGCGGTTAAGAAATACTATTTCAATAAAATATAA
- a CDS encoding CapA family protein produces MENFFRKPFLGRVGSEIPFFIFGFLLCFCLGCSRTEQVKTGTTSSEPTPPASGIAEQLRESLGKLLQQEEEDPELLKVLVGGDVMFNWGIRDTIRAKGELAPVRGLKSVFDEADLRMLNLETPVVSEKSWDVGKAYVFQAKDTDLDSFSYLGVDLVFLGNNHAMDHGAEGLAETEKFLKARGISYIGAGKNYAEALGPWSLEKKGTKLIVYSATNVAEGKQQYAGEKPGVLFFEPEFLAPKLRSLIPIPIKPKRTFKKGKRIRNLPPKAPVPSASQSPVRGFKIVSLHWGVEYSPIPTKEQRDQAKALLGNGIQVIVGHHPHIPQGIERVGKGIVFYSLGNLIFGSRNSYLNHNLIAVLHIKKGNLLRVELIPIFGKFQTAIHQVRTLEGEEARSFLREIAVLSEDLGTKIRIDGERGWIDLETAN; encoded by the coding sequence ATGGAGAATTTTTTCCGCAAACCTTTCCTCGGTCGTGTCGGATCGGAGATCCCTTTTTTTATCTTCGGATTCCTGCTTTGTTTCTGTCTCGGATGTTCTCGAACGGAGCAAGTCAAGACCGGTACGACCTCTTCTGAGCCGACTCCTCCGGCAAGCGGGATCGCGGAGCAGTTGCGGGAAAGCTTGGGAAAACTTCTGCAGCAGGAAGAGGAAGATCCGGAGCTGCTAAAGGTTCTGGTGGGCGGAGACGTAATGTTCAATTGGGGGATCCGGGACACCATTCGGGCCAAGGGAGAACTCGCTCCTGTCCGAGGTTTGAAATCCGTGTTCGACGAAGCGGATCTTCGGATGCTGAATTTGGAAACTCCCGTCGTTTCGGAAAAATCCTGGGACGTCGGAAAAGCGTACGTATTTCAGGCAAAGGATACGGACCTGGATTCCTTTTCGTATCTGGGTGTGGATCTTGTCTTTTTGGGGAATAACCATGCGATGGATCATGGAGCGGAAGGACTTGCGGAAACGGAAAAGTTCCTGAAAGCAAGAGGAATTTCTTATATAGGTGCCGGCAAAAATTACGCCGAGGCGCTCGGTCCTTGGTCCTTGGAGAAGAAGGGAACTAAACTGATCGTTTATTCCGCGACGAACGTGGCGGAAGGAAAACAGCAGTACGCCGGAGAAAAACCGGGAGTGTTGTTTTTCGAGCCGGAGTTTTTGGCTCCTAAGCTAAGGAGTCTCATTCCGATTCCGATCAAACCGAAGCGGACGTTCAAAAAAGGAAAAAGGATTCGGAACCTTCCTCCCAAAGCTCCCGTTCCATCGGCTTCTCAGTCCCCCGTCCGAGGATTCAAAATCGTATCCTTACATTGGGGAGTGGAATATTCTCCGATTCCCACGAAAGAGCAGAGGGACCAAGCCAAGGCTTTATTAGGAAACGGAATCCAGGTCATCGTCGGCCACCATCCTCACATTCCCCAAGGAATCGAGAGGGTAGGAAAAGGGATCGTATTCTATTCTCTCGGAAATCTGATTTTCGGAAGCAGGAACTCCTACCTGAACCATAACCTGATCGCGGTGCTACATATCAAAAAAGGGAACTTGCTTCGGGTGGAGCTCATTCCGATCTTCGGAAAATTCCAGACTGCAATCCATCAGGTTCGCACCTTAGAGGGGGAAGAGGCGCGCTCCTTTTTACGAGAAATTGCGGTCTTATCGGAAGATCTCGGAACGAAGATTCGGATAGATGGGGAACGAGGCTGGATAGACCTGGAGACTGCGAATTGA
- a CDS encoding PhoH family protein, protein MKKEQFIFESQDLYRKICGINDSGVKILEKQLEIDLIPRGNGFQLEGSAPKVEFALDFFRLLEANYRDRPDREFTDSFDFAYLLKQVTREKRKEERKGEAEPFKPSEKILTTYRGKHLYPRTKNQDKYIQSFLDNLITFGIGPAGTGKTFLSVAMACRFLQNGLIEKIVLTRPAVEAGENLGFLPGDLNQKVDPYLRPVYDALNECIGFEKTQEYISLTKIEIAPVAFMRGRTLSKSFIILDEAQNCTLSQLKMIMTRLGRNSRMCISGDVTQIDLEHGRSGFDRVVNLFRNTESIGQVFFGKEDITRHPLVETIVRKFEEL, encoded by the coding sequence ATTAAGAAAGAGCAATTTATTTTCGAGAGTCAGGATCTCTATCGCAAGATCTGCGGGATCAACGATAGCGGCGTGAAAATCCTGGAAAAGCAATTGGAAATCGACCTGATTCCGAGAGGAAACGGATTCCAGTTGGAAGGGAGCGCGCCCAAGGTGGAGTTCGCCTTGGATTTCTTCCGCTTGTTGGAGGCGAATTATCGGGATCGGCCGGACCGGGAGTTCACCGATTCCTTCGATTTTGCGTATCTTTTAAAGCAGGTCACCAGGGAAAAAAGGAAGGAGGAAAGAAAGGGAGAGGCGGAACCTTTCAAACCCTCCGAAAAGATCCTCACCACCTATCGAGGAAAGCATCTTTATCCGAGGACCAAGAACCAGGATAAGTACATCCAATCTTTCTTGGACAATCTGATCACTTTCGGAATCGGTCCGGCAGGTACGGGAAAGACCTTTCTATCCGTGGCCATGGCTTGCCGGTTTCTTCAAAACGGGCTGATCGAAAAAATCGTCCTGACACGGCCCGCTGTGGAAGCGGGAGAGAACCTGGGATTTTTACCCGGGGATTTGAACCAAAAAGTGGACCCCTACCTTCGCCCGGTCTACGACGCGTTGAACGAATGTATCGGATTCGAAAAGACGCAGGAATACATCTCCCTCACGAAGATCGAAATCGCCCCCGTGGCTTTCATGAGAGGACGGACACTTTCCAAAAGTTTCATCATTTTGGACGAGGCCCAGAACTGCACCCTTTCTCAATTGAAGATGATTATGACTCGTTTGGGGCGGAATTCCAGGATGTGCATATCGGGGGACGTCACCCAGATCGATTTGGAACACGGAAGATCGGGTTTTGACCGTGTCGTAAATTTATTTAGGAACACGGAAAGTATTGGTCAGGTATTTTTCGGTAAGGAAGATATTACCAGACATCCTTTGGTGGAGACCATCGTAAGGAAGTTCGAAGAGTTGTAA
- a CDS encoding SLC13 family permease: MPNFTIDKSVKLLVSLMLSSLPVFAAAQGWLPFPVGGMFFVFLLAACFWIFEIIPGHATSLLVILTEILLFSNPGKWEILQVFGRPGQKSPPPSVFLASIADSAVILFLGSFALAKACVKVGVDRWLANRVLPRFGDSPKYVLMGLMIVTAGISLWMSNTATTSLMIALVFPLLQILPKEENFRKAILIGIPFAANLGGIGTPIGSPPNIIAFASLKNQGYGAEISFGTWMMVAIPLLLLLLFFAWVWIVRAFPASSGLRLTLHFGEKERSDSKRNLRFVLGTFFLTVVLWFSESFHGIPAGVVAVFPLLVFTAVGILDSGDIRSLEWDVLILVAGGIALGTGIEKSGAGEWFGTLIGSQAGPNESFWVLGIFFSVGLFLSTFLSNTATANLLVPLALPVAALLLPGNEAYAIQLVLGSALGASLAMSLPVSTPPNAVAYAVGGFEIKDMAKIGIRIGLLGLVSVLIGFFLFG, from the coding sequence ATGCCGAATTTTACGATTGATAAATCCGTCAAACTTCTCGTTTCCCTAATGCTTTCCTCCTTACCGGTATTTGCCGCCGCACAAGGATGGCTGCCATTTCCTGTCGGAGGAATGTTTTTCGTCTTTCTCTTAGCGGCCTGCTTCTGGATCTTCGAAATCATTCCCGGTCACGCTACTTCCTTGTTAGTCATTCTGACGGAGATCCTTCTTTTTTCCAATCCTGGAAAATGGGAAATCCTGCAGGTGTTCGGTCGTCCCGGACAAAAGTCTCCCCCTCCGAGCGTTTTTCTCGCCTCCATCGCGGACTCGGCCGTGATCCTTTTCCTCGGTAGCTTCGCGCTCGCTAAGGCATGCGTAAAAGTCGGAGTGGACAGATGGTTGGCAAACCGAGTACTGCCTCGTTTCGGTGACTCCCCGAAATACGTATTGATGGGGCTGATGATAGTTACCGCAGGAATTTCCCTCTGGATGAGCAATACAGCCACTACGTCTCTAATGATCGCATTAGTTTTTCCTTTATTACAAATTCTTCCTAAAGAAGAGAATTTCAGAAAAGCGATCCTGATCGGAATTCCTTTTGCCGCGAATTTGGGCGGGATCGGTACTCCGATCGGTTCTCCCCCCAATATAATCGCATTCGCGAGCCTGAAGAACCAAGGCTACGGTGCCGAAATCTCCTTCGGGACTTGGATGATGGTCGCGATTCCTTTGCTCCTACTGCTTCTTTTTTTCGCCTGGGTTTGGATCGTGAGGGCTTTTCCCGCGAGTTCCGGCCTGAGGCTGACCCTTCATTTCGGAGAGAAGGAGAGATCCGATTCCAAACGGAATCTGCGTTTCGTTTTAGGAACGTTTTTTTTAACCGTAGTTTTATGGTTTAGCGAGTCCTTTCACGGAATTCCTGCGGGAGTGGTCGCGGTCTTTCCTCTTTTGGTATTTACCGCCGTCGGGATCTTGGACTCCGGAGATATCCGTTCTCTGGAATGGGACGTTCTGATTTTGGTCGCGGGGGGAATCGCGCTAGGCACAGGAATCGAAAAGAGCGGCGCGGGGGAATGGTTCGGCACCTTGATCGGATCCCAGGCCGGTCCCAACGAGAGCTTTTGGGTCTTGGGAATTTTCTTTTCGGTGGGGCTTTTTCTATCCACGTTCCTCTCCAATACCGCGACCGCGAATCTTTTGGTACCTCTTGCTTTACCCGTAGCGGCTTTGCTTTTACCGGGGAACGAGGCCTACGCGATCCAGTTGGTTTTGGGAAGCGCGTTAGGCGCTTCTCTCGCCATGTCTCTACCGGTTTCCACTCCTCCGAACGCCGTGGCCTATGCCGTCGGTGGATTCGAGATCAAAGACATGGCAAAGATCGGAATCCGCATCGGGTTACTCGGTTTAGTTTCCGTCCTGATCGGATTTTTTCTCTTCGGATAA
- a CDS encoding NAD-dependent epimerase/dehydratase family protein: MKIVVTGTTGFVGKCLLPKLKDAGFEVLPISSKRLAEGDLSELNGELSWSSEKIYAILHLGGRAHVIHEKDSDPAAAFRRANVDTTKILAEAAVRNGIPRFVYVSSIKALGESSNEEPLTAEDLPKPKDDYGRTKWEAEELLKEISRSSSLKFTILRPPLIVGKGAKGNLDRLVSLVRTGIPLPFSGIRNKRSMVGVRNFCDAIVFTLKNSKTENGLFLVSDFSLSTPELFRLFSESLGIPSRLFYFPPSWMIFAGRLFGFRGIVDRLFGSLVLDATPLLSLGWNPAVPISEEIRALCSETPQERIS, translated from the coding sequence ATGAAAATCGTAGTCACGGGCACGACGGGATTCGTGGGCAAATGTCTTCTTCCTAAATTAAAAGATGCGGGGTTCGAAGTTCTTCCGATTTCCTCCAAACGTTTGGCCGAGGGAGATCTTTCCGAATTGAACGGCGAACTTTCCTGGTCGTCGGAAAAGATTTACGCCATCCTCCATTTGGGAGGTAGAGCGCATGTGATCCATGAAAAGGACTCGGATCCTGCCGCTGCGTTCCGAAGAGCCAACGTGGATACCACGAAAATCCTAGCCGAAGCCGCGGTCCGAAACGGCATTCCTCGTTTCGTGTATGTAAGCTCGATCAAAGCGTTGGGGGAAAGTTCCAACGAAGAACCTCTCACTGCGGAGGATTTGCCCAAACCGAAAGACGATTACGGCAGAACCAAATGGGAGGCGGAAGAATTGCTGAAGGAAATATCCCGTTCTTCCTCTCTGAAATTCACCATACTCCGACCTCCCCTGATCGTGGGGAAGGGGGCCAAAGGGAATCTGGATCGGTTGGTCTCCTTGGTAAGGACGGGGATCCCTCTCCCGTTTTCGGGGATCCGAAACAAAAGGAGCATGGTGGGAGTCAGGAATTTCTGCGATGCCATCGTATTCACTTTAAAGAATTCTAAAACGGAAAACGGTCTCTTTTTGGTAAGCGACTTCTCCCTTTCCACTCCGGAATTGTTCCGTCTCTTTTCCGAATCCTTGGGAATTCCGAGCCGCCTCTTCTATTTTCCTCCTAGTTGGATGATCTTTGCGGGAAGGCTATTCGGTTTTCGAGGAATCGTGGACAGATTGTTCGGTTCCCTCGTATTGGACGCTACCCCTTTGCTTTCCCTAGGGTGGAATCCGGCGGTCCCGATTTCGGAGGAAATCCGGGCTCTCTGTTCGGAAACTCCGCAAGAAAGAATTTCTTGA
- the dnaB gene encoding replicative DNA helicase: protein MQADSLFELESEKSFLGFLLLKGAENLIDIPLHSEDFYQDTHRRIYKAIVDLVDKRTAIDPVSVLNFLKENSLLKDPEREYEYIYSLYRDTVVSHPLAYYAERIKRLSERRTYAKLLHSALEMIQKEPGENESVFNQIERSLTEVSRATDVKGLLPVSQDKAALSEYIKDIMQSRGQIKGLRTNFTQFDEMTSGLKEYELMVLAARPGNGKTTLAMNIASNVALIHNKPVVIFSLEMSRMELLLKLVCAYAQVESNKLKRSEVTKSDAPKLLDAIIRVTSAPIYIDDSGALTVDDFKGRIRKLLTNETLGLIIVDYLQLMSDPKNRDGGRQQEVASISRTLKQIAKEARCPVVALSQMNRSIEQRSKDQRPQLADLRESGAIEQDADIVTFIYRGTGKDGEQDDSVKPGTAEIIVAKNRSGPTGSFPLAFRPELSRFDNI from the coding sequence ATGCAAGCCGACTCCCTTTTCGAACTGGAATCCGAGAAGTCCTTCTTGGGTTTCTTACTCTTAAAGGGAGCGGAAAACCTGATAGATATTCCTCTTCATTCCGAGGATTTCTACCAGGATACCCACCGCAGAATCTATAAAGCCATTGTGGATTTGGTGGACAAACGGACCGCTATCGATCCGGTTTCCGTTTTAAATTTCCTAAAAGAAAATTCCCTCCTGAAAGATCCCGAAAGGGAATACGAGTACATTTATTCCTTATACAGGGACACGGTCGTTTCCCATCCGTTGGCGTACTACGCGGAAAGGATCAAACGACTTTCCGAACGCAGGACGTACGCCAAATTACTCCATAGCGCTCTGGAGATGATCCAGAAAGAGCCCGGGGAAAACGAATCCGTATTCAACCAGATCGAAAGGAGCCTCACCGAGGTATCCCGCGCTACGGATGTCAAAGGGTTATTGCCCGTTTCCCAGGACAAGGCCGCTCTTTCCGAATACATCAAGGATATCATGCAGAGTCGGGGTCAGATCAAGGGACTCCGAACGAACTTTACCCAATTCGACGAAATGACTTCCGGACTGAAGGAATACGAATTGATGGTATTGGCGGCCAGGCCCGGTAACGGAAAGACCACTCTTGCCATGAATATCGCCTCCAACGTTGCCTTAATCCATAACAAACCTGTGGTGATCTTTTCGTTGGAAATGAGCCGTATGGAGTTGCTTCTAAAGTTGGTCTGCGCATATGCGCAGGTGGAATCCAATAAACTGAAACGGTCGGAGGTGACAAAGTCCGACGCTCCCAAGCTACTGGATGCGATCATCAGGGTGACTTCCGCTCCGATCTATATCGACGATTCCGGCGCTCTGACTGTGGACGATTTCAAAGGAAGGATCCGGAAACTTCTGACCAACGAAACTCTCGGATTGATCATTGTCGACTACCTTCAGTTGATGAGCGATCCCAAAAACCGGGACGGAGGCCGCCAACAGGAGGTCGCGTCCATTTCCCGCACCTTGAAGCAGATCGCAAAGGAAGCCAGGTGCCCCGTAGTGGCTCTTTCACAGATGAACCGATCCATCGAGCAAAGGTCCAAGGACCAGAGGCCCCAACTCGCGGACTTGCGGGAGTCCGGAGCGATAGAACAGGACGCAGACATCGTCACGTTCATTTATCGTGGAACGGGAAAGGACGGCGAACAGGACGACAGTGTGAAGCCGGGTACGGCGGAAATCATTGTCGCTAAAAATCGATCCGGACCTACCGGTTCTTTTCCACTTGCCTTTCGACCCGAACTTTCCAGATTTGATAATATATGA
- the rpsF gene encoding 30S ribosomal protein S6, with the protein MRNYEITTITRSTAKEVAKNEVVDIFKKHSISVTAEEDWGQKKLWHPIKHQDYGTFTHFKVNADHSSIEKVERDFKLNQNLLRSMIVRRNG; encoded by the coding sequence TTGAGAAACTACGAGATAACTACAATTACGCGTTCCACCGCTAAGGAAGTCGCTAAAAACGAAGTGGTCGACATCTTCAAAAAGCATTCCATCAGCGTGACCGCCGAAGAAGATTGGGGCCAGAAAAAACTTTGGCATCCCATCAAACACCAGGACTACGGGACTTTTACCCATTTTAAGGTAAATGCCGATCACAGTTCCATCGAAAAAGTAGAGCGGGATTTTAAATTAAACCAAAATCTACTCCGCTCCATGATCGTCCGGCGCAATGGCTAA
- the rplI gene encoding 50S ribosomal protein L9 has protein sequence MRVVLQKDVSNLGDAGDIKEVADGFARNFLFPKRLAVRADEGKTKMAIHQKKLADLKKEKRKKVMESVSSGLNGKEFEIVVKTGGGDKLFGAVTAADVAALMKKDGFDVDKRKIEFPEPIRNLGSYKLKVRLAEGIFPTITVHVKKEEEAATEG, from the coding sequence ATGAGAGTCGTTTTACAAAAAGACGTTTCCAATCTGGGCGACGCCGGAGACATCAAGGAAGTCGCGGACGGGTTTGCGCGTAATTTCCTCTTTCCCAAACGTTTGGCGGTTCGTGCCGACGAGGGGAAAACCAAAATGGCCATTCACCAGAAAAAATTGGCCGACTTGAAAAAAGAGAAACGGAAAAAAGTCATGGAATCCGTTTCTTCCGGTTTGAACGGAAAAGAATTCGAGATCGTGGTGAAAACGGGAGGCGGAGATAAGCTTTTCGGAGCCGTGACCGCCGCCGACGTAGCCGCTCTTATGAAAAAAGACGGTTTCGACGTGGACAAGCGCAAAATCGAATTTCCGGAACCCATCCGTAACCTCGGATCCTATAAATTGAAAGTCCGCTTGGCGGAAGGCATTTTCCCTACCATCACCGTTCATGTGAAGAAAGAGGAAGAAGCCGCTACCGAAGGCTGA
- a CDS encoding single-stranded DNA-binding protein, producing MANDINRVTLVGRLTRDPEFKTVNGTSLVNFSLANGRTFVSNGEKKEETHFFDCEAWGKGAEIIQQYCKKGKQLVIEGRLKQDTWETMEGKKASRIRIVVENFQMIGGKESGGGDYGSSPAAATGGTAYSSSHEDFGGSGNDDDIPF from the coding sequence ATGGCTAACGATATCAATCGGGTGACTTTAGTAGGTCGCCTAACCCGAGATCCGGAATTCAAAACCGTAAACGGGACTTCCCTGGTGAATTTTTCCCTGGCCAACGGCCGTACCTTCGTTTCCAACGGAGAAAAGAAAGAGGAAACTCATTTTTTCGACTGCGAAGCGTGGGGCAAAGGGGCGGAAATCATCCAGCAATACTGCAAAAAGGGCAAACAACTCGTAATCGAGGGAAGGCTCAAGCAGGACACTTGGGAAACCATGGAAGGCAAGAAAGCCTCCCGCATCCGAATCGTCGTGGAGAATTTCCAGATGATCGGCGGGAAAGAAAGCGGAGGAGGGGACTACGGTAGTTCTCCTGCGGCCGCTACCGGCGGAACCGCTTATTCGTCTTCTCACGAAGACTTTGGCGGATCCGGAAACGACGACGATATACCCTTTTAA
- the aspS gene encoding aspartate--tRNA ligase, translated as MEDWILNHYKNRTWAGETSVQQAGNTISVFGWAFRFRDQGGVIFVDLRDRTGILQIVLRKEILKDHFHLAEKIRSEYVIAVQGTLRKRDPESVNPKMQTGEIELVADKLEILNSAKTPPFSLDEFEETSEEHRLKYRYLDFRRDELKNRMVKRHEFVFAIRNYLNSRKFLEIETPILNKSTPEGARDFLVPSRLNPNSFYALPQSPQIFKQILMVGGVERYFQVVKCFRDEDLRADRQPEFTQLDMEFSFVSQEEILAEIEGLFSKVMKDVFSLELKTPFPRMQYRQAMEEYGSDKPDLRFGMKLVDVSEIVKNSDFQVFTVAVATHGVVKAICVPGGSVISRKEIEDLTAWLNRDYKAKGLAYMKHGPNGLESTITKRFSPETLAKISEAVGSKEGDMIFFGADERQIVNHSLGALRLKLSERFDKPTEGHFHISWIVDFPMFEWNKDANRWDSLHHPFTSPNDSSLEIFSSDEKLRDGAGQALAKAYDLVLNGVEIGGGSIRIHSRELQNRVFSALGIGEEEAKEKFGFLLEALEYGAPPHGGIAFGVDRILMLMTEGKSIRDVIAFPKTQKGICLMSECPSEVEEKQLQELKLRLVKV; from the coding sequence TTGGAAGATTGGATTCTGAATCATTATAAGAATAGAACTTGGGCGGGAGAAACCTCCGTTCAACAGGCAGGAAATACGATCTCCGTGTTCGGCTGGGCTTTCCGGTTTCGAGACCAGGGCGGGGTGATTTTCGTGGATCTTCGGGATCGAACCGGAATCCTGCAGATCGTACTCCGAAAAGAGATCCTAAAAGATCATTTCCATCTTGCAGAAAAAATCCGATCCGAATATGTGATCGCGGTCCAGGGCACTCTGCGCAAACGGGATCCGGAAAGCGTGAACCCGAAAATGCAGACGGGAGAGATCGAGCTCGTCGCGGACAAACTGGAGATCCTGAACTCCGCAAAAACCCCTCCTTTTTCCTTGGACGAATTCGAGGAAACTTCGGAAGAACACAGGTTGAAATACAGATATCTGGATTTCAGAAGAGACGAGTTAAAGAATCGCATGGTAAAACGGCACGAGTTCGTCTTCGCCATCCGCAATTATCTGAATTCCAGAAAGTTTCTGGAGATAGAAACTCCGATCCTGAATAAGTCCACGCCGGAAGGCGCGCGGGATTTTCTCGTCCCTTCCAGATTGAATCCGAATTCCTTTTACGCTCTTCCCCAATCCCCACAGATATTTAAGCAAATTTTAATGGTCGGCGGCGTGGAGAGATATTTCCAGGTCGTAAAATGCTTTCGCGACGAGGATTTGCGCGCGGATCGACAACCGGAATTCACCCAATTGGATATGGAATTTTCCTTCGTTTCCCAGGAGGAGATCCTGGCGGAGATCGAGGGATTGTTCTCCAAAGTGATGAAGGACGTTTTTTCCCTGGAATTGAAGACTCCTTTTCCTAGAATGCAATACCGACAAGCGATGGAGGAATACGGATCGGACAAACCGGATCTCCGTTTCGGAATGAAGTTGGTCGACGTTTCCGAAATCGTTAAGAACAGCGATTTCCAGGTGTTTACGGTGGCCGTTGCGACTCACGGTGTCGTCAAGGCGATCTGCGTTCCGGGAGGTTCCGTGATTTCCCGGAAGGAGATCGAGGATCTGACCGCTTGGCTAAACAGGGATTACAAGGCCAAAGGCCTCGCTTACATGAAACACGGTCCGAACGGCTTGGAATCCACGATCACGAAACGTTTTAGCCCGGAGACCTTGGCAAAGATCTCGGAAGCCGTCGGTTCCAAAGAGGGGGATATGATCTTTTTCGGAGCGGACGAAAGGCAGATCGTAAACCATTCCCTAGGCGCTCTCCGCCTGAAACTTTCGGAAAGGTTTGACAAACCTACGGAAGGGCACTTCCATATTTCGTGGATCGTGGATTTTCCGATGTTCGAATGGAATAAGGACGCCAATCGTTGGGACTCCTTACACCATCCGTTCACTTCTCCGAACGATTCGAGCTTGGAGATCTTTTCCTCCGACGAAAAACTCCGGGACGGAGCGGGACAGGCTCTTGCCAAGGCTTACGATCTTGTCCTGAACGGGGTGGAGATCGGCGGCGGATCCATTCGTATCCATTCCAGAGAGTTGCAGAATCGGGTATTTTCGGCGCTTGGAATCGGAGAGGAAGAGGCAAAGGAAAAATTCGGATTCCTGCTCGAAGCGTTGGAATACGGGGCTCCTCCACACGGAGGAATCGCTTTCGGCGTAGATAGAATTCTGATGCTGATGACCGAAGGGAAATCGATTCGCGACGTGATCGCGTTTCCGAAAACGCAAAAGGGAATCTGCCTCATGAGTGAGTGTCCGTCAGAAGTCGAAGAAAAGCAACTCCAAGAGCTGAAACTCAGATTGGTGAAGGTATAA